The following proteins are co-located in the Vigna angularis cultivar LongXiaoDou No.4 chromosome 2, ASM1680809v1, whole genome shotgun sequence genome:
- the LOC108327774 gene encoding uncharacterized protein LOC108327774, giving the protein MAPLLYPRCRRLLLLSLLFFLFVSLCFTVSSESHPRSKALSNGIARRMFELEEENQEFQQPLKKKATKNKTSLIKPTDSSKNQTKTVKSSYLNSSKNQTKTAFITDTEVVVKKLNSTTLKSKKLNSTSTKKPSSSLNLAKTTGGGGKNKTTKATATKDKEASKKTKLDETESGKKSGGGKKKESQPSWVLEDELDDDLVSEFRDLPKKFQQTLIPDLERISTTSKAYITKANKEMTKGFKPYVGNKYAPTIATLLSCAFALIPLLLASLLFNKIKAYFSLQKLLIFIQAYLAIYFSILCLSSFITGVEPLRFFYSTSRSTYLCLQVLQTLAYVLYLLLLVMYLVLVFSTDSGLSSKFLGLAQTFVGFSVGLHYYMTVFHRVVLKQPPKTNWKIHAIYATCFCLISVIAGADRRKKTYLEEGGEEGKKN; this is encoded by the coding sequence ATGGCTCCACTCTTGTACCCTCGTTGCAGAAGGCTGCTCctcctctctcttcttttcttcctttttgtttCTCTGTGTTTCACTGTTTCCTCGGAATCTCATCCTCGTAGCAAAGCCTTGTCCAATGGCATCGCAAGGAGAATGTTTGAGCTGGAGGAAGAAAATCAAGAGTTCCAACAACCCCTCAAAAAGAAAGCCACCAAAAACAAAACCTCCTTGATCAAGCCCACTGATTCCTCCAAAAACCAAACCAAAACCGTCAAATCCAGTTACCTCAATTCCTCCAAAAATCAAACCAAAACCGCCTTCATCACCGACACCGAGGTTGTCGTGAAGAAACTCAACTCCACCACCTTAAAGTCCAAGAAGCTGAATTCAACTTCCACCAAGAAACCTTCTTCTTCATTGAATCTCGCGAAAACGACTGGCGGTGGCGGCAAGAATAAAACCACAAAAGCCACCGCCACAAAAGACAAGGAAGCGAGTAAAAAGACGAAGCTGGATGAGACGGAATCCGGCAAGAAAAGTGGTGGTGGTAAGAAGAAAGAATCGCAACCGAGTTGGGTGCTGGAAGACGAGTTGGACGATGATTTGGTTTCCGAGTTCAGGGATCTGCCGAAGAAGTTCCAACAAACACTGATCCCTGACCTGGAACGAATCTCCACAACTTCGAAAGCTTACATCACGAAAGCCAACAAAGAGATGACGAAAGGATTCAAACCCTACGTCGGAAACAAGTACGCACCCACCATTGCCACTTTACTCTCCTGTGCGTTCGCTTTGATCCCTTTGCTATTGGCCTCTCTCCTCTTCAACAAAATCAAAGCCTATTTCTCACTACAAAAACTCTTAATCTTCATCCAAGCCTATCTCGCCATCTACTTCTCCATTCTCTGCCTCTCTTCCTTCATCACCGGCGTTGAACCTCTCAGGTTTTTCTATTCTACTTCGCGCTCCACGTATCTCTGCTTGCAGGTTCTCCAAACTCTCGCTTACGTCCTCTACCTTTTGCTCCTCGTAATGTACCTTGTTTTGGTCTTCTCCACTGATTCTGGGCTGAGCTCCAAGTTCCTGGGCCTGGCCCAAACCTTCGTGGGCTTTTCCGTCGGGTTGCACTACTACATGACTGTGTTTCACAGGGTGGTGCTGAAGCAACCGCCCAAGACCAACTGGAAGATTCACGCCATTTACGCCACGTGTTTTTGCCTCATTTCTGTCATTGCCGGAGCTGATAGAAGAAAGAAGACCTACCTGGAAGAAGGCGGAGAAGAGGGCAAGAAAAATTGA
- the LOC108326964 gene encoding uncharacterized protein LOC108326964: MDSPNSGSMQSSSTAGDEDYDSRADPSSSSSISAFLNSNPVPPPQQTTLTAHVPPFQTHVFDPLSNYLDPTQRSQSHPNASQILNLDMMWNTVARSEPDLAGLMPGSSSPSPHTNSSNQGFLLSQLGAGQSQPRGGGATNVAVSAFPTTLASESASARGGFEQNSTNANTNVVRNPKKRSRASRRAPTTVLTTDTTNFRAMVQEFTGIPAPPFTSSPFPRTRLDLFASSNASSSALLRSASSHLEQPPPQPQTQTASYLLRPFAHKVQAQPSSIPHSNTFSPMLNTLASNNNSGSGSTSIHYQHHSLNMQNPILSLQSILGNNDSSVLLGSKSQQQRQQPSLEITPGAVDSHLKMGGLEELGLSHAHVGGHHHHHHQNMNLVTSSSDGALSRVNNNITIDNNMRGPSSADLAQAQRIGGSNDGGALRSLSGGTGTGTGTLNYRSTVSDFHGEKGAPECAVAARSEENVQCAA; the protein is encoded by the exons ATGGATTCGCCCAACAGTGGCAGTATGCAATCCTCCAGCACCGCCGGTGACGAAGACTACGATTCACGCGCCGACCCTTCCTCCTCCTCATCAATCTCGGCCTTCCTCAACAGCAACCCCGTTCCTCCGCCGCAACAAACAACGTTAACCGCCCATGTTCCTCCCTTCCAAACCCACGTCTTCGACCCTTTATCCAATTACTTGGATCCAACACAAAGATCGCAGTCACACCCCAACGCAAGCCAAATCCTTAACCTCGACATGATGTGGAACACCGTTGCCAGATCCGAACCCGATCTCGCTGGCTTGATGCCTGGCTCTTCTTCACCCTCCCCGCACACCAACAGCAGCAACCAAGGTTTTCTGTTATCTCAACTGGGAGCAGGTCAAAGTCAACCACGCGGAGGAGGAGCCACTAACGTTGCTGTTTCTGCTTTTCCCACCACTCTCGCTTCGGAAAGTGCTTCTGCACGAGGAGGATTTGAACAAAACAGTACTAACGCCAACACCAACGTGGTTCGAAACCCGAAGAAGAGGTCGAGAGCTTCTAGGCGTGCACCAACTACTGTGCTCACTACGGACACCACGAATTTCCGAGCCATGGTTCAGGAATTTACTGGCATCCCAGCTCCTCCTTTCACTTCCTCACCCTTCCCGAGAACCAGGTTGGATCTCTTTGCTTCTTCTAATGCATCTTCCTCCGCTTTACTAAGATCCGCTTCCTCTCATTTAGAACAACCTCCTCCACAGCCGCAAACACAAACCGCGTCTTATCTTCTTCGCCCCTTTGCGCACAAAGTCCAAGCTCAACCCTCTTCAATCCCACACAGCAATACTTTTTCTCCCATGTTGAACACCTTGGCTTCTAACAACAATTCGGGTTCCGGTTCCACCTCCATTCACTACCAGCACCACTCTCTAAACATGCAAAACCCAATTCTCAGCCTCCAATCCATTCTCGGGAACAACGACTCTTCTGTTCTTCTCGGTTCTAAATCacaacaacaacgacaacaacctTCCTTGGAAATCACGCCCGGTGCTGTGGACTCGCACCTCAAGATGGGTGGCTTAGAAGAGCTGGGATTGAGCCATGCGCACGTCGGtggtcatcatcaccatcatcatcaaaacatgAACTTGGTTACTTCTTCATCAGATGGAGCATTGTCGAGGGTCAACAACAACATAACCATAGACAACAACATGCGTGGTCCTTCTTCGGCAGACTTGGCCCAGGCCCAGAGAATTGGCGGCAGCAATGATGGAGGGGCTTTGAGGTCTCTGAGTGGAGGCACTGGCACTGGTACTGGCACTTTAAACTACAGAAGCACTGTTTCGGATTTTCATGGAGAGAAGGGAGCACCGGAATGTGCTGTGGCTGCAAGAAGCGAAG AGAATGTACAATGTGCAGCATAG